GGAATAATATACTGTACCATTCCATGTTAGTCAACTACCAAATAGAGTGATAGTAGTAGTATTTAGTGAAAGAATACAAGTTCTATGTAGTGATTAAAATGAAGATATTTACATAATCATATTACTCAaacaaaagttataggtaatcCTTTATAAACTTAAATTCAAGAGAAAGAATATGACGAACCGTGTATCCAGAGATCCCTCGCGGATCAATGAAAGATGATGTGTGGAAAACAACATGACAACCTCTAAAAGCATTGCAGAGGCTATCTAAATCATCCATTCTTGCCACCACAACACTCTCCAGTTGTTTCATTTCTTCCCTCATCAGCTCCTTCATGTCCTCAAGATTAGCTGCTCATACAGGAGTAACTTTGTAACATTTAGCAACATCAAGCAAAGAcaaaagaagggaaaacttcaaattttgtcATAGACACAAACTAATTTAAGGAAAAACGGTTGATGACTAGTGTACCTTGATTTTGAATAATAACTCGAACAAGGTAACCACATGCCAAAAGCTTCTTGATCAAGTGTGAACCAAAGTAGGAGTTTCCACTAGTAACACAAACAATTTTCCTGTCTCTTGCATTTAAACTGCAGCTAAAATCACTAGAAAAGAACATTCCATGATCATTCCTCTGCATTGGTGGTAAAAATTCTAAGGACATCGCGACTTCCATCTCTCTCTCTGCAGCTCAGACTATGAAATTGTCTTCTGTTCAGAGCCTTGAGGTACCTGCCTTCTTACACTTTGCACCTCAATTTTTGCGATTTAGGTATTACCACTTAAGCGCTACGTCTCTATATAGGCATTAGATCTCGGACAAAATTTTAGATTAGAACAGATGTATATTTAACTAAACTGTAAGCCAATCAGGTTCCCCATCTACACCTACCTCACATATTATTCGTTCATCAAAGTAGGGAATCTTGGGTAATTATATCAAACGCAAGGCTATATTATTTCACATTGTGACTGTGaaaaactttcacttgttgatctGTAAAAGGGAGAAACTAAGTAAAAGTATGGCTCTTGGATCATTTATTATTTCATGGAAAATGTTAAATCaaccatttttttatttttttttttatcaattttacAAATTTATGCGGCATGAAGGCAGCTTACGTGGAGAATGCAAAatcatccaaaagaaaagtcatGCAATTGATGCTGCTTCTTCCACGCTCTTCTAATGCTAAAAACCATGAAAGGTGTATTAACAATTCTTGATTATTAATGCTAATAACTCGTGTCGCTAATACTGTGATTTGCTATTTATCAGTTATACACACCCTATAATACTGAATACGATAGGCAGAGGCCGCCCAAACCAATTccctaaaacaaacaaaaattaattgggccttaaacttttaaataatatttcctactttttatttatttattgaaagtatattttttttaagatgCAAAGTTATTAGTATATTTCATAAAAACTATTTTGAGATGTAaaattgtttctttctttttatatgaaaaacttactttttctataaatagtatttcacgtttcaatttgtttgtctaatTTTAACTTCACATGAATGTTGAAGTTTaatgaaaagataaaaaagacttttgaataatAAACTAAAGATTGAAACGGACAAtacaattatattttatttttaaaaaatgcctataataattttattattgctaAACAATGAGGCCCTCAAATTTAGAAGCCTAAGACAAGTGCCTTATTTTGTAAGGCATAGAGCCACCCCTGAGGATAggctaaaaatattatttccttTAATAAATCCTATAAAACAAACCTTTTAAGTTGTTTGACTTCTAAATCATACACATCCCAATTCTGCTTATAAATCATAATCTATTGAAACTGTCCCGTAGCACTACTTTTCATTAGATTGCAACTCGAAACCATTAAAGACTTTTAACTTTGATGAACTAAGGTTTCAGGTTAAGTGATTATTTGTCTCTTATCAATTATTTAATGACATGATTAATTAACATAATTATGGATCTACGAACAAACTTTGGATGGTTAAATAGCTAGATGAAACAATTTTTGTCCTTGAGAAATTTTATATGCTTCCATAAGGGAGTAAAACTGCATTTGGTACCCAGTCAAACGACCCTTGATTAATATTATCTACATTGTATGAACAGAATGTTGAATTTCAGAATGCTACAAAACCAATTGTTTGCCGTGTGAAGACAacaaaaaggaataaaaaagaATGCAGATTTCAACACtaaccaaaaaagaaagaatatcACAGTGATTTACACAAGGTTAATTAATTACAAGTCAGATCTCTGTGTGAAAAACCACTTGTCAAGGGCAATTTTTTGATAATGAGTCATTGAGAACTCAACTTCTGTAGCTGCCTTGGGAGTAATTGAAGAAATCTGAACTGTACTCTTGACTTCCAAATGCCATCTTTTGAAACATTCTTATCTGTGCAGATTGTTCCCTTGACTCAAAAATTCCACTTTGCCCAGGTTTCACTCCATTGGACAGATCCGACAGCTCATCCATTGAATCAAGAGCTCTAACCACCTGAAATGGGAAGACAGATGGACAACCGGAAAAAATACTAATCAGGATTGCAACGAAATGAATAATGAACTGCATCACCTGCAATAGCACTCTAATTACCTGACTCATCCGAGGCCTCTTAGAGCCTGAATGACGCACGCAAGCTGCAGCTGCTTCAATCATCCGGAACATCTCACTCGCAACAAAGTTGTTTCCAAGCCTAGGATCTACTACATCTTCAAAATTTTCAGTCTCAAGTGCGTGAGCAAGCACAGGTCGAGCCTACAGGATAGAAGGTAACATTCTCAGCTTCCATTTAATGAAGCACTAGTTAGGTGACTTGAGAATTACATATGAGCAAACAGGGAAACTCTAAACAGTTCCATCACTCTAGTGTGAATAGCCATGCTACTAAGGATAAGAGCAGTATCTCCCACCTCTTCCTGACATTCTGTTAAATGTATTCAGGGGTACATGAATAAGAATGCTCCGGTTACTACATTTCgcagaaaatgacaaaaacgGTCCTTTACATTGGGGGTAAGTTTAAAATAGTCCCTTAAAATATACTTGTAAGCAGTTTAGACCTTAAGTTTGCCAAAAAGTGAGCACATTTTCCTTCCTCAAATATTTAACATACTCCGGCCGTGGTAGATATTTTGGCCAACAACAATATATAATGTATTCCCACAAATGGGGTCTGGgccaacaacaacataaaatatattcccacaagtggggtttggggaagATAAGATGTACGCAGACTTGAGATATTTTGGTCACATCTAACAAATTAAGTCAAGCCGGATGCAAAATTTATTTACTCTTAGATCAATGCCAATTTTCCTTAAAAGCATCATCATATTTTGGTTATTCTAAAGAACTAACATCTAATTATGGAAGTTCTTGAtatgaaaagttgattttttggTACAATTAGTTGAATTGTGATATTATAAATAATGTAGCAGCTAAGAGAATTATATGAATTACAAGTAAATATGTATATTCTCCGGTAAGTGCATATGCAAAGTTGCTACATGATTCCAATTGAATTTATTGTGCCAATAAGCATCCTTATTGTGTTTCCACCATCCAATGATCCATGAGGCCCAGAGCCTTTACAGACAAATTTGGAAACCAATCTCTCTTCTTCCACAAAAGAAATAAACATCCTAGAAACCCCATTTCCCCCCTTATAGATTAGGAAACATGCATGGCCTAGGTTTTGATATTTTGTTTCTCTTTAATTCAGCATACAAGGGATGCTTGGCCACAAACTCTGATTAAGCATCAACATTAATTATTACAGGAAATTAAAAACTACTAAAAAATTGAACTTACCCATTCAACCAGGCTTTCATCACCTAAGGGCTGAGACTGGTCAACCGGTTTCCGTCCCGTAATAAGCTCCAAAAGCACAACGCCATATGAATAAACATCAGACTTCTCTGTTAATTTTCCACTAGATGCATACTCTGGTGCCAAGTATCTGAAATCATTTATGTTAATGTCAAGTAATCAGCTGGACGCATGCCATACAACTACTAAATTAGTCATTTTGATTAATATCAGTTTAACCCACTTCTGTGGGTAGGATTGACAGGGCCTATCGGAAAATCTAGGTGGTTGACATTTACATTATGGTTTTGAGATGCTGCATAAAGGCAACTGTTTGACTGAAGACAAAATCCTGCCCCCATACAAGAGTACAAAGTTACCAACTCGAGGCTAATACCAAACGTAGGTTGTTCTTACAAATGAGGAATCAATATATGTTAAATTAAGGTCAATTTACTCTCTCCCCTGAGGTTCAAAGTGAAATGGAAGTGACAAAAAGtaataaaagttttaaaagTAAAAGCAGctttaggaaaaaaaaatttggaGATTACTTATGGTGCAACTGACAATGGTGTTGATGATGTTGTCAGATGATATGATATTCTAACAGCAAGAGGCCAACTAAGATTTCTTCAAATTTAATACTTAACACATGTATGACCTACCCAAAGGTTCCCATCACACGAGTTGTCACGTGTGTACTACTGGCATCACCCGCTAACCTTGCAAGTCCAAAATCTGCAACCTGAAAGGAGGAAATGCATTGTAAAATTGCATAACCTATAAGCCATAACGCATACAACTTCCTATACACCATTACAGCATGGAACACAGTGATTTTCTGATCGGATGCCTAaattaaacaaacaatgacaaagACCAAGTCACAAACACAAATTTAGGTTGGATAAACTGGCATACCTGTGCCTCAAAATTGATATCCAAGAGAATGTTTGATGTTTTGATATCCCTATGGATAATGCGGGGATGACCTGAGGACAACATAATCAGCAAAGTTTCAGAGGATAAATCAGTAAAGGAAAATCTCAAAACATAAAAACATGCTCTATTCCCAAAGAAAGTCCATTCAACTTGGCGACATTACAACTGAAAAGATCGGTCTATTTTAGCATTAGTTCTCATGAATAAACAATGCAGTTACCAATTACATTGACTAGTTAAGGTTTTACACTTCTATAATGAAGGGTGATCGAAATTAGGCATTTTGATGGATAACACATGCTAAGCGAAGAACATTGGATATTGCATCTGAGCTTCTTTGGAGAAATCTAATCACTCCTTAAGCCATTTTGTCCCCATTTATCCCTTTATTAAGTCTCCAGAAGCCCTAGGTTTAACTAATGTGGACAAGAGTAAATATAAACATAATAAGAAACTTACAGTCTTCATGAAGATAAGCAAGTCCACGTGCTGCACCAGCAGCTACTTTTACTCGGGTAGCCCAATCCATAGTTGGCATGCCTTTACCTGCAGCATTTAATCAAGTGATAGGAGTTAAGTTAGCATCATATCTGAGACTAGAGAACATCCTTCTCAGTTTCATCTATGTTCATAGAAATGTGGCACAGTATAAGGCCAATTGGTCGTAGCCATTGTTAGCAGCTATTCATGTCATGGTCATTACCAGTCATGATAAGAAAAATAAGTAACTCATCTTGGAATTGTGGAATTGGAAAATTAAAAGAACAAAATCTGGAGTACAGTAATCCAAGTACTTCAATTCATTTCTCTCAAAGCTGTCTTACCATGAAGGTGATGGTCAAGCGTGTTGTTTGGCACATAGTCGTAGACAAGTAACCTTTGCTGCTCTGAGATACAGTAACCAACAAGTGAAACCAAATGGCGATGGTGCACACGGCTGATAATCTCAACTTCTGCTCTGAACTCACGTTCCCCTTGTCCACTTCCACTTTTCAGCTGTTTGACAGCGACTTCTCTTCCGTCATTAAGAACACCTTTGTAAACACATCCAAACCCACCTTCACCCAAAACACTATCAGGAGAAAATCCATTTGTTGCCTCAGATAATTCTTCGTAAGTGAAACATGATCTTGAATTTCCAATACCACCATGGTCGGGAGAGTACATAAAATTGCTTTGCGAGCCAGTTGGAGCTAGATAAGTGGAATGTTGAGACCTTGATCTCAGGAATGATGTATCTGGAAAAATAAGCATTTCATTAAGACTCCAAAAGCTGGAAGGGGGTATGTTGTTATAATTCTATAATAAACATTAACAATACTCCGAGATAAGTTTGCACAATTGACAAAGTGGAACTTAATTTTTCTCATCTGTACCTCACATTTCAAAGCCGATCAACAAGTGGAAAGGTAAAAAGATAATATGGATACCTAAGTTACATAAAAGTTCAGAATTCTAGTTTTCTGGGCCAGAAGTGATTTTGTTGCGTGCACACAACTCTGGAGCAAGGGGAATAAACGGAGTGAATTTTCATgcaaaagaaacaaaagtatGCCTCTGATGTTCAGTAATATAGATTGTTCATCTGTAACTTCAAAAATTAGAGCTTATTATACCACTAATCCCTTTTACAAAAGGATCATTATGGTTCACGTTCTATAGTTCCTTTTCATCAGTACAGTAATCCATGCAAGATAGAGTTTGGGAAAGGATGAATACATTTTATCACTCTCGAAAATTGGAATGTTCTAGCAATAAACAAATTCCATACAGCAAAATCAATAAGGAAATTCAAGAACCTTCAAAGCAATACCTGAATTTGGTGAGGAAGCAAATGGAGAGGGTCCCAGGTAATTGAGATTAAATgatctctctcttttctttcgTCTACGTGTAAACCAGACAGCAATAATCACCAGGCTAAAGGCCAAAAACCCAGCTACAACACCAATTGCCACCACACTTCCCGTCTTATTCCCCCCACCATTTCTGGTACTTGAATCTGCAGTGATAGCAGGGTTAGGGATAGTTGATTTAGCAGTGGGCTTCTCTGTAGGAAGGCGAGGCACAAGTAATGGAGGGGGAGCTCCAGCTGGAGAAGTATTATTTGGGGGTGCAGGAGGAGAAATAGAAGGGGGTGGAGATGTTAAGGGGTTAGGTGGAGGGGTAGATGGCAGTGAGGCCGGAGGGGGCGCTAATGCAGGAGGTGGAGGGGAGTTTTGTGGTGGGTTTGCAACAGGTGCAGGAGGTGGAGAATCAGGGGGTGGTGAATGATGTTTCACTGGTGGTGGAGGAGAAGGTGAAACTGCTGGAGGCGGAGGAGGTGGGGAAGGAGGAGGAGCAGGAGGAGGAGAATCTTTTGATGGTGGGGGTGGAGAACTGGCTGGTGGAGGAGCTTTAGGAGAAGGTGGTGGTGGCGGCGGTGACACTGATGGCTTTGGCGGAGGAGATGCTGAAGGCGGTGGCGCCGCTTCTGTAGGAGGTGGGGGTGGAGGAGATTCTGCCGGCGGAAGTGATTTTGACTCTGATGGAGGAGGAGAATCCGGAGCTGGTGGAGAAGGGGATTGAGGAGGAGGAGCTGAAGCGTCAGGAGGAGGAGGTGGAGCTGAAGCTGAAGCGTcgggaggaggaggaggaggaggaggaggagctGAAGAGTCAGGAGGAGGAGCAGGAGGTGAACCAGAAGTAGCATTTGAAGGTGAAGCTGAAGGGA
The sequence above is a segment of the Solanum dulcamara chromosome 11, daSolDulc1.2, whole genome shotgun sequence genome. Coding sequences within it:
- the LOC129873285 gene encoding proline-rich receptor-like protein kinase PERK8, which encodes MASPGSPPSFFPFPVFPSASPSNATSGSPPAPPPDSSAPPPPPPPPPDASASAPPPPPDASAPPPQSPSPPAPDSPPPSESKSLPPAESPPPPPPTEAAPPPSASPPPKPSVSPPPPPPSPKAPPPASSPPPPSKDSPPPAPPPSPPPPPPAVSPSPPPPVKHHSPPPDSPPPAPVANPPQNSPPPPALAPPPASLPSTPPPNPLTSPPPSISPPAPPNNTSPAGAPPPLLVPRLPTEKPTAKSTIPNPAITADSSTRNGGGNKTGSVVAIGVVAGFLAFSLVIIAVWFTRRRKKRERSFNLNYLGPSPFASSPNSDTSFLRSRSQHSTYLAPTGSQSNFMYSPDHGGIGNSRSCFTYEELSEATNGFSPDSVLGEGGFGCVYKGVLNDGREVAVKQLKSGSGQGEREFRAEVEIISRVHHRHLVSLVGYCISEQQRLLVYDYVPNNTLDHHLHGKGMPTMDWATRVKVAAGAARGLAYLHEDCHPRIIHRDIKTSNILLDINFEAQVADFGLARLAGDASSTHVTTRVMGTFGYLAPEYASSGKLTEKSDVYSYGVVLLELITGRKPVDQSQPLGDESLVEWARPVLAHALETENFEDVVDPRLGNNFVASEMFRMIEAAAACVRHSGSKRPRMSQVVRALDSMDELSDLSNGVKPGQSGIFESREQSAQIRMFQKMAFGSQEYSSDFFNYSQGSYRS